A single genomic interval of Zobellia nedashkovskayae harbors:
- a CDS encoding DUF4252 domain-containing protein produces MKRITMVIATLLLCIVSACNSTPSLQQYYVTNSENPNFLTLDLPVGLLNIREAQLSPEQKESLGSLKKLNVLAFKKTEANQADFLKEQTIIKSILKKEDFTELMKMNTDFGRATIKYLGDEDAIDEVVIYGDNEDKGFLVVRVLGKNMNPAKMIQFVQALEKSEFKGGELSKVMDFMK; encoded by the coding sequence ATGAAAAGAATAACAATGGTTATAGCTACCCTGCTATTATGTATTGTAAGTGCTTGTAATTCTACACCTAGCTTACAACAGTATTATGTAACAAATTCTGAGAATCCTAATTTTTTGACTTTAGATTTGCCGGTAGGCCTTTTGAATATAAGGGAGGCGCAATTATCTCCAGAACAAAAAGAAAGTCTTGGCTCATTAAAAAAGCTAAATGTTCTGGCTTTTAAGAAGACTGAAGCAAACCAAGCGGACTTTCTAAAAGAGCAGACTATTATAAAGTCTATCTTAAAAAAAGAAGACTTCACAGAACTCATGAAAATGAATACGGATTTTGGTAGGGCCACAATCAAGTATCTTGGAGATGAAGATGCCATTGATGAGGTGGTGATTTACGGAGATAATGAAGATAAAGGCTTTTTAGTGGTTCGGGTTTTAGGAAAAAACATGAATCCGGCAAAAATGATTCAGTTTGTTCAAGCTTTAGAAAAATCTGAGTTTAAAGGAGGTGAACTATCTAAGGTCATGGACTTTATGAAGTAA
- a CDS encoding alpha-amylase family glycosyl hydrolase, whose product MKRLLSAVIILLILASCKEQRKDIVEEVAVKTDTISKSIEPQKNVPFAWEGANIYFLLTDRFNNGNTENDVNFDRTEPTGPLRGFMGGDILGITEKIEEGYFSDLGINAIWFTPVIEQIHGSTDEGTGNTYGYHGYWAKDWTNLDPNFGTRKDLETMVKTAHKNGIRVLLDVVLNHTGPVTEVDGTWPDEWVRKEPVCDFTTYETTVECTLVKNLPDIRTESNEPVELPDALLAKWKEEGRLSQELDELQLFFERTGYPRAPRYYVIKWLTDYVNNLGVDGFRVDTVKHVNEEAWSELYKEASYAFENWKKMHPDKVLDDKPFYMVGEVYNYGISNGREYDFNDKKVDYFAHGFKSLINFELKEDAKNDYESIFRKYNKMLNTDLIGKSVVNYLTSHDDGSPFDPERKDPFRAANILLLTPGASQIYYGDETARDLTIEGSVDNPVEGDATLRSFMNWDELDSLPRTQEILQHWKKLGTFRRNHLAVGAGKHKRLGKKPYVFSRTYIEGNYKDKVVVGLDLPKGKKSLWVKGFFGDGTKLYDTYSETEVIVANGKILLENDFDIALLELKE is encoded by the coding sequence ATGAAAAGACTGCTCTCTGCGGTTATTATACTTCTAATCCTTGCTTCCTGCAAAGAACAACGCAAGGATATTGTAGAAGAGGTAGCGGTAAAAACCGACACCATTTCCAAATCAATTGAACCCCAAAAGAACGTTCCTTTTGCTTGGGAAGGAGCCAATATCTACTTCTTATTGACCGACAGGTTCAATAATGGTAATACCGAAAATGACGTAAATTTTGACCGAACCGAACCAACTGGACCTCTAAGAGGATTTATGGGCGGGGATATTCTAGGAATTACAGAAAAAATAGAAGAAGGCTATTTTTCGGACTTAGGTATTAATGCCATATGGTTCACCCCGGTTATAGAACAAATTCACGGCAGTACTGACGAAGGTACGGGAAACACCTACGGCTATCATGGGTATTGGGCCAAAGACTGGACAAATCTTGACCCTAACTTTGGGACTAGAAAAGATTTAGAAACTATGGTTAAGACCGCGCATAAAAATGGTATCCGCGTTTTGCTAGATGTTGTCCTCAATCACACTGGGCCCGTTACAGAAGTTGATGGGACTTGGCCAGATGAATGGGTAAGAAAGGAACCTGTATGTGATTTTACCACTTATGAAACTACGGTTGAATGTACTTTGGTAAAAAACCTACCGGATATCCGAACTGAATCTAACGAACCTGTTGAACTTCCTGATGCCCTTTTGGCAAAATGGAAAGAAGAAGGCCGTTTAAGCCAAGAACTAGATGAATTGCAACTGTTCTTTGAACGAACCGGTTACCCACGAGCTCCAAGATACTATGTTATAAAATGGCTTACTGATTATGTCAACAACCTAGGTGTAGATGGTTTTAGGGTAGATACCGTAAAACATGTAAACGAAGAGGCATGGTCAGAACTCTATAAAGAAGCATCTTATGCTTTTGAAAACTGGAAAAAAATGCACCCTGATAAAGTGCTGGATGACAAGCCTTTCTATATGGTTGGTGAAGTCTACAACTATGGAATCTCTAACGGAAGAGAGTACGACTTTAATGACAAAAAGGTAGATTACTTTGCCCATGGATTCAAAAGTCTTATCAATTTTGAGCTAAAAGAGGATGCCAAGAATGATTATGAGTCTATTTTTCGAAAATACAATAAGATGTTGAACACTGATCTTATTGGTAAAAGTGTAGTAAACTACCTTACTTCTCATGATGACGGAAGTCCTTTTGACCCTGAAAGAAAAGACCCTTTCAGAGCAGCAAATATTCTATTGCTCACACCTGGGGCTTCACAAATCTATTACGGAGATGAAACCGCCCGTGATTTAACCATAGAAGGCTCTGTAGACAACCCTGTTGAGGGTGATGCCACACTTCGTTCATTTATGAATTGGGATGAGCTTGATAGTCTTCCTAGAACTCAAGAGATTCTACAGCACTGGAAAAAACTAGGAACGTTTAGAAGAAATCATTTGGCAGTGGGAGCCGGAAAACACAAAAGACTTGGTAAAAAACCTTACGTTTTTAGCAGAACTTACATTGAAGGAAACTACAAGGATAAGGTTGTTGTAGGATTAGATTTACCTAAGGGTAAAAAATCGCTTTGGGTAAAAGGTTTCTTTGGCGACGGAACTAAACTATATGACACCTATTCAGAAACAGAAGTTATTGTTGCAAACGGTAAAATATTACTAGAGAACGATTTTGATATTGCCCTCTTAGAGCTAAAAGAATAG
- a CDS encoding carboxypeptidase-like regulatory domain-containing protein, with protein sequence MKPISIIVLLFISTFSFAQEEEILEEKEIKALVVNAQTDAPMGNVHIINLNKVKGTITKDDGEFTIIASVDDILYFSYLGFKSQKIRVTNDMFKFENTKIALTELAYALEEVIVRPYQLTGYLEIDVKNAPINNAYQYSISGLSVGYEGGNKNPSAVTKVLGAILNPADLLRNLFGKQPNQMKKLRKIKEDDQIRDLLASKFDREVLMELLQIEKLDIQDILNNCNYSKSFIKTANDLQILDAISSCYEDFKVLNRKK encoded by the coding sequence ATGAAACCAATATCAATTATAGTTCTGCTCTTTATATCAACCTTTTCGTTTGCTCAAGAAGAAGAAATCCTAGAGGAAAAAGAAATAAAGGCCCTAGTTGTAAACGCCCAAACAGATGCCCCCATGGGTAATGTTCATATTATAAATTTGAACAAGGTTAAAGGAACCATCACAAAAGACGATGGAGAATTTACAATTATTGCATCTGTAGACGACATTCTCTACTTTTCTTATTTGGGTTTCAAGTCTCAAAAAATTAGGGTTACAAATGACATGTTCAAATTTGAGAACACTAAAATTGCCTTAACAGAACTTGCCTATGCTTTAGAAGAGGTAATTGTTAGACCTTATCAGCTTACAGGCTATCTTGAAATAGACGTTAAGAACGCTCCTATAAACAATGCATACCAGTATAGTATATCAGGCCTTTCGGTAGGTTACGAAGGAGGTAACAAGAACCCTAGTGCCGTTACCAAGGTTTTAGGCGCTATCTTAAATCCTGCAGATTTATTGCGTAATCTTTTTGGTAAACAGCCAAACCAAATGAAGAAACTTCGCAAAATAAAAGAAGACGACCAAATACGGGACCTTTTGGCTTCCAAATTTGATCGTGAAGTCCTAATGGAACTACTTCAGATAGAAAAGCTAGATATTCAAGATATTCTAAATAATTGCAATTACTCAAAATCGTTTATTAAAACAGCCAACGATTTACAAATTCTAGATGCTATAAGTAGTTGCTACGAAGATTTTAAAGTATTGAATCGTAAAAAATAA
- a CDS encoding adenylosuccinate lyase, whose protein sequence is MTKEELYKSLDYVNHSRKKRSEMATLISQNPKLVAPLMEIAFAIDDPISNRACWVLEFTAKENLSFIYPHLENFTTNLHRVNFESAIRPIAKICEFLTETYFSENNIGLKNIMTEKQLERITSACFDWLIGDHKVAAKAYSITSLFQLGHKYDWVHPELQMILEKNYAEGSAAYKARARHAFAKLKKLYS, encoded by the coding sequence ATGACCAAGGAAGAGCTTTATAAATCATTAGATTACGTAAATCATTCTCGTAAAAAGCGTTCGGAAATGGCTACTTTAATTTCTCAAAACCCAAAACTTGTAGCTCCGTTAATGGAAATAGCTTTTGCGATAGATGATCCCATTTCCAATAGAGCATGCTGGGTACTTGAATTTACCGCCAAAGAAAATCTATCTTTTATATATCCTCATTTGGAAAATTTTACCACCAATTTACACCGAGTAAATTTTGAATCTGCAATACGACCCATAGCCAAAATTTGTGAATTTTTGACTGAAACGTATTTCTCCGAAAATAATATCGGACTTAAAAATATTATGACAGAAAAGCAATTGGAGCGAATTACATCAGCATGTTTTGATTGGTTGATTGGCGACCATAAAGTTGCAGCAAAAGCATATTCAATAACTTCTCTGTTCCAATTAGGACACAAATACGATTGGGTTCACCCAGAATTACAAATGATTTTGGAGAAGAATTATGCCGAAGGTAGTGCGGCATACAAAGCGAGGGCCCGCCATGCTTTTGCTAAGTTAAAGAAGCTTTACTCGTAA
- a CDS encoding methyltransferase family protein gives MELKIPPAVVFLIFAGLMYLLATFLPFGYFDFFGRYYLIIFLLAFAGIVAVIALFQFFRLRTTINPATPSKTSKLVENGIFAYSRNPMYLALLVLLLALGIWLGNAFNTLLAAGFVGYMNRFQIIPEETVLLKLFGKEYKQYCVNVRRWF, from the coding sequence ATGGAGTTAAAGATACCTCCCGCAGTTGTTTTTCTAATTTTCGCAGGTTTAATGTATCTGCTTGCTACGTTTTTGCCTTTTGGTTATTTCGATTTTTTTGGCAGGTATTATTTAATCATTTTTTTATTGGCTTTTGCTGGTATTGTGGCTGTAATTGCTCTTTTTCAATTTTTTCGTTTACGAACTACTATTAACCCGGCTACTCCTTCTAAGACTAGTAAGTTGGTAGAAAACGGAATTTTCGCCTATTCTAGAAACCCCATGTATTTGGCTTTGCTTGTGCTTTTGTTGGCTTTGGGTATATGGCTTGGTAATGCATTCAATACTTTGCTGGCAGCAGGTTTTGTTGGATATATGAATCGGTTTCAAATTATTCCTGAAGAGACGGTCCTTTTAAAACTTTTTGGTAAAGAATATAAACAGTATTGTGTAAATGTCCGAAGGTGGTTTTAG
- a CDS encoding mechanosensitive ion channel family protein, with product MEQAEVWMNKGIEFAVDYGPKVIGAIVIYIIGSWVIKKIVKVVQKGMTKQEYDKSLQKFLLSLVKWALTIFLIITVISTLGVETTSFAAIIAAAGLAIGLALQGSLSNFAGGVLIIIFKPYKIGDLVEAQGALGVVKEIEIFTTKLITPDNKLAIIPNGAMANGNIINYTAEGKMRVDTTIGVGYGEDIKTAKEVLLNVLLADPKVLKDPAPSVNVSELADSSVNFAVRPFCKPEHYWDVYFGTLENCKLALDKAGIEIPYPHQVEIQKKG from the coding sequence ATGGAACAAGCAGAAGTATGGATGAATAAAGGTATTGAATTTGCCGTTGATTACGGACCTAAAGTAATAGGGGCAATCGTAATTTACATTATTGGTTCTTGGGTTATAAAAAAGATAGTTAAGGTTGTTCAAAAGGGAATGACAAAACAAGAGTACGATAAGTCTCTTCAGAAATTTTTACTTAGCCTTGTTAAATGGGCATTGACAATTTTCTTGATAATTACGGTAATTTCTACTTTAGGGGTAGAGACTACAAGTTTTGCCGCTATAATTGCAGCAGCAGGTTTGGCAATTGGCCTTGCATTGCAAGGTTCCTTATCCAATTTTGCAGGTGGGGTTTTGATAATCATCTTCAAGCCTTATAAAATTGGCGATTTGGTAGAAGCACAAGGAGCACTTGGAGTTGTAAAGGAGATAGAAATTTTCACTACTAAACTTATTACGCCTGATAACAAATTGGCCATTATACCTAATGGGGCAATGGCTAACGGAAATATAATTAATTATACTGCCGAAGGTAAAATGAGAGTTGATACTACTATAGGAGTTGGTTACGGAGAAGATATTAAAACTGCAAAAGAAGTTTTGCTAAACGTTCTTTTAGCAGACCCAAAGGTTTTGAAAGACCCTGCTCCATCTGTAAATGTTTCTGAATTGGCAGATAGTTCTGTGAACTTTGCAGTACGTCCGTTCTGTAAGCCAGAACACTATTGGGATGTATATTTTGGAACTTTAGAAAACTGTAAGTTGGCACTTGATAAAGCTGGAATTGAAATTCCTTACCCACATCAAGTTGAGATACAAAAGAAAGGATAA
- a CDS encoding TrmH family RNA methyltransferase: MAEEQLLEYLENFISEERKQRFLEILEERTRLVTVAIEDLYQMHNTSAVIRSCEVFGIQDAHVIESRFGKKLDSEIAMGAQKWVDVHRYKSTRNCIEKLRKDGYKIIATTPHNNSTFLEDFKIEGKTALLFGTEKNGLSQEAIDMSDGFLKIPMLGFTESLNISVSAAIILQHLAVKMRATNLEWRLTEEEKLEKRLDWTKKSVRSIDDILKRYETEINNGNI; this comes from the coding sequence ATGGCAGAGGAACAACTTCTTGAATATTTAGAGAATTTTATAAGCGAAGAAAGGAAACAGCGGTTTCTAGAAATACTGGAAGAGCGCACAAGATTGGTTACAGTAGCGATTGAAGATTTGTACCAAATGCATAATACAAGTGCTGTTATCCGTAGTTGTGAAGTATTCGGTATTCAAGACGCACATGTAATTGAATCGCGGTTTGGTAAGAAGCTAGATAGCGAAATAGCTATGGGCGCTCAGAAGTGGGTAGATGTGCATCGTTATAAAAGTACTCGTAATTGTATAGAAAAACTTAGAAAGGATGGTTATAAAATTATTGCTACCACACCACATAACAATTCTACTTTTTTGGAAGATTTCAAAATAGAAGGAAAAACGGCACTGCTTTTTGGGACTGAAAAAAATGGTCTAAGCCAAGAGGCAATTGATATGAGTGATGGATTTTTAAAAATTCCGATGTTGGGTTTTACCGAAAGTTTGAATATATCTGTGTCAGCAGCAATAATTCTACAACATTTGGCGGTTAAAATGCGAGCTACAAATCTTGAATGGCGACTTACCGAGGAAGAAAAACTAGAAAAAAGACTGGATTGGACCAAAAAATCTGTTAGGAGTATTGATGATATTTTAAAAAGATATGAAACGGAAATAAATAATGGTAATATTTAG
- a CDS encoding SIR2 family NAD-dependent protein deacylase produces the protein MKKRITILTGAGISAESGINTFRDSGGLWEGHDVMEVASPEGFARNPELVLDFYNQRRRQLPEVAPNEAHKALFKLEDFYNVTIVTQNVDDLHERAGSSNVIHIHGELLKARSTKNENSIIPWTKDLNIGDYCEKGHQLRPHIVWFGKAVPLLEQAAIATQNADIVIIIGTSMQVYPAASLIDYAQSGIPIYFIDPKPNVSKNNYDNLTVIAKTAVQGIPQLVTELIATIHKN, from the coding sequence ATGAAGAAAAGAATTACTATTTTGACAGGTGCTGGTATTAGTGCCGAAAGTGGAATAAATACCTTTAGAGATTCCGGTGGGTTATGGGAAGGGCATGATGTAATGGAAGTTGCTTCGCCCGAAGGTTTTGCTAGAAATCCAGAACTGGTTCTTGATTTCTATAATCAAAGACGAAGACAGTTACCCGAAGTTGCCCCAAACGAAGCACATAAAGCACTTTTTAAGCTTGAAGACTTTTATAATGTTACCATCGTTACCCAAAATGTAGATGATCTTCACGAAAGGGCAGGAAGCTCTAATGTAATACATATTCACGGTGAGCTTTTAAAAGCCAGAAGCACTAAAAACGAAAATTCTATTATTCCTTGGACTAAAGATTTGAACATAGGCGACTATTGCGAAAAAGGCCATCAATTACGCCCTCATATTGTTTGGTTTGGTAAAGCTGTACCCCTTTTGGAGCAAGCGGCAATTGCTACTCAAAATGCAGATATTGTGATTATTATAGGTACATCAATGCAAGTATACCCTGCCGCCAGCCTTATTGATTATGCCCAAAGCGGAATTCCCATTTATTTTATAGACCCTAAGCCCAACGTGTCCAAAAATAATTATGATAACCTTACTGTTATAGCTAAAACCGCTGTACAAGGAATACCTCAACTTGTGACTGAACTAATTGCAACTATTCATAAAAACTAA
- the purB gene encoding adenylosuccinate lyase, whose translation MSLNALNAISPIDGRYRSKTEPLAPFFSEEALIKYRVRVEIEYFIALCEIPLPQLSGFDNSKFGALREIYINFDTVDAQEIKEIEKTTNHDVKAVEYFIKAAFDKLGLSAHKEFIHFGLTSQDINNTAIPLSIKEATNEVYVPEYTILLNKIQELAKEWADIPMLARTHGQPASPTRLGKEIEVFAIRLKEQFNLLNDIPSAAKFGGATGNYNAHKVAYPSIDWKAFGTKFVQEKLGLHHSFPTTQIEHYDHMAALFDNLKRINTIILDLDRDFWTYVSMDYFKQRIKEGEVGSSAMPHKVNPIDFENSEGNLGIANALFEHLSAKLPVSRLQRDLTDSTVLRNAGMPFAHTIIAFQSTLKGLNKLLLNKEKFEQDLENNWAVVAEAIQTILRREGYPNPYEALKGLTRTNAKINKDSIAEFIDTLEVSDEIKQELKVITPSNYTGI comes from the coding sequence ATGTCTCTAAACGCTTTGAACGCTATTTCGCCTATAGATGGGCGCTACAGAAGTAAAACTGAACCATTGGCACCGTTTTTCTCGGAAGAAGCCCTAATCAAATACAGGGTACGAGTAGAAATTGAATATTTTATTGCCCTTTGTGAGATTCCGTTACCTCAACTTTCTGGTTTTGACAACTCCAAATTTGGAGCGCTTCGGGAAATCTATATTAACTTTGATACAGTTGATGCCCAAGAAATAAAAGAAATAGAGAAAACTACCAATCACGATGTAAAAGCAGTTGAATATTTTATAAAAGCTGCTTTTGATAAATTAGGGCTTTCCGCACATAAAGAGTTCATTCATTTTGGACTTACCTCGCAGGACATCAATAATACCGCTATTCCTCTTTCTATTAAAGAAGCGACTAACGAAGTTTATGTTCCCGAATACACTATACTATTGAATAAAATTCAAGAGTTGGCAAAAGAATGGGCAGACATACCAATGTTAGCAAGAACACACGGACAACCGGCATCGCCTACACGTCTTGGTAAAGAAATAGAGGTTTTTGCAATTCGATTAAAAGAACAATTCAACCTATTGAACGATATACCTAGTGCAGCTAAGTTTGGTGGAGCTACAGGAAACTATAACGCTCATAAAGTAGCCTACCCATCTATTGATTGGAAAGCTTTTGGAACTAAATTTGTACAAGAAAAATTAGGACTGCACCACTCCTTCCCTACTACACAAATTGAGCATTATGACCATATGGCCGCTTTGTTCGATAACCTTAAGCGTATAAACACTATTATTCTTGATTTGGACCGTGATTTTTGGACCTATGTTTCCATGGATTATTTCAAACAAAGAATCAAAGAAGGCGAAGTTGGGTCTTCGGCTATGCCACATAAAGTAAACCCAATCGATTTTGAAAATTCCGAAGGTAACTTAGGAATCGCCAATGCCTTGTTTGAGCACTTATCAGCTAAATTACCAGTATCAAGATTACAGCGTGACCTTACGGACAGTACAGTTCTTAGAAATGCCGGTATGCCTTTTGCTCATACAATTATTGCTTTTCAGTCTACTTTAAAAGGATTAAACAAACTCTTATTGAACAAAGAAAAGTTTGAACAAGATCTTGAGAATAATTGGGCCGTAGTTGCGGAAGCTATACAAACTATCTTACGTAGAGAAGGCTACCCTAATCCTTATGAAGCATTAAAAGGTCTTACCAGAACCAATGCTAAAATAAACAAGGATTCTATTGCTGAGTTTATCGATACGCTTGAAGTTTCTGATGAAATTAAGCAAGAACTAAAAGTAATTACACCAAGTAATTATACAGGTATTTAA
- a CDS encoding SatD family protein, with translation MIAIITGDIINSENHNSSEWLGILKNYLSKLGKSPVDWEVYRGDEFQLKIAKEDALRAAIHIKALIKTIKGLDVRMGIGLGGETFKGVGVSESNGPAYHRSGRTFESLKEDKLNLTIATGNGFFDDTLNLMLKLALHFMDDWSTVSAEIIVLALDNPNASQREIAERLNIQQSAVSQRQKRARLDLVLELLEYYSKTLKELS, from the coding sequence ATGATAGCAATAATTACTGGAGATATTATTAACTCCGAGAACCACAACTCGTCAGAGTGGTTAGGTATTCTTAAGAATTACTTATCCAAACTAGGCAAATCACCCGTAGATTGGGAGGTTTATAGAGGAGACGAGTTTCAATTAAAAATAGCCAAAGAAGATGCTTTACGGGCGGCAATACACATTAAAGCATTAATAAAAACGATAAAGGGCCTAGATGTTCGTATGGGTATTGGCTTGGGCGGTGAGACATTTAAGGGGGTTGGTGTTAGCGAGTCTAACGGTCCTGCTTATCATAGATCAGGAAGAACTTTTGAGTCTCTTAAAGAAGATAAACTCAATTTAACAATTGCTACGGGCAATGGTTTTTTTGATGATACTTTAAATCTTATGCTTAAGTTGGCGCTTCATTTTATGGATGATTGGAGTACGGTATCGGCAGAGATAATTGTATTGGCGTTAGATAATCCTAATGCTTCACAACGCGAAATAGCCGAAAGACTAAATATTCAACAGTCTGCGGTTAGTCAACGTCAAAAAAGGGCTCGTCTAGATTTGGTTCTAGAATTACTTGAGTATTATTCAAAAACTTTAAAAGAATTAAGTTAG
- a CDS encoding DEAD/DEAH box helicase yields MTKFEELGLSQPLLDAVKDMGFETPSEVQEKAIPLLLESEMDLVALAQTGTGKTAAFGFPLIQKIDSASRTTQGLILSPTRELCLQITNEIQAYSKYVKGLNTVAIYGGASITDQARQIKRGAQIVVATPGRMKDMISRGLVDITKIDYCILDEADEMLNMGFFEDIKDILSNTPKEKSTWLFSATMPREVATIAKKFMNSPTEITVGAKNAGTSTVQHEYYVVGGRDRYPALKRLADANPDIFSVVFCRTKRDTQRVAEKLIEDGYSAGALHGDLSQNQRDLVMNSFRKKQIQMLVATDVAARGIDVDDITHVINYQLPDEIETYTHRSGRTGRAGKSGISMVIITRSEMRKIHAMEKKIQQSFLSKKIPTGIEICEIQLYHLANKIKDTKINKDVENYLPAINDVLEGIDRDELIKKIVSVEFTRFSNYYNKTKDISSSDDRGRDRGDRDRGASAPSNGSVRYFINVGEKDGYDWMSLKDFLRDTLSLGKEDVYKVDTKDSFSFFNTEAEHTDKILSFFTDFKLEGRFINVEVSKNPGGSGGGNRGRSGGGRGRSDRDSSDRGGRSRGRDNNRSSSRGKSSHSGKRRSGSSSSKSRSDFF; encoded by the coding sequence ATGACAAAATTTGAAGAATTAGGGCTAAGTCAGCCCTTATTAGATGCTGTAAAAGATATGGGTTTTGAAACCCCATCTGAAGTACAGGAAAAAGCAATCCCACTTTTATTGGAAAGCGAAATGGATCTTGTTGCGCTTGCGCAAACAGGAACTGGTAAAACGGCCGCCTTTGGTTTTCCGTTAATCCAAAAAATAGATAGCGCCAGTAGAACTACCCAAGGTTTAATACTCTCCCCTACTCGTGAACTATGTTTACAGATTACAAATGAGATACAAGCTTACTCTAAATATGTAAAAGGCCTAAACACCGTTGCTATTTATGGTGGAGCTAGCATAACAGACCAAGCAAGACAGATCAAACGTGGCGCACAGATAGTTGTGGCAACCCCCGGCCGAATGAAAGATATGATCAGCCGTGGTCTTGTTGATATTACAAAAATTGATTACTGTATTCTTGATGAAGCGGATGAAATGCTCAACATGGGCTTTTTTGAAGATATAAAGGATATTCTTTCGAATACTCCTAAAGAAAAGTCTACTTGGTTGTTTTCAGCAACTATGCCAAGAGAAGTAGCAACCATTGCCAAGAAATTCATGAACAGCCCTACCGAAATTACAGTAGGAGCTAAAAATGCAGGAACTTCAACTGTACAACACGAATACTATGTAGTTGGCGGAAGAGATAGATACCCTGCTCTTAAGAGACTTGCAGATGCTAACCCAGATATTTTCTCGGTAGTTTTCTGTAGAACTAAAAGAGATACGCAACGTGTAGCGGAAAAGCTTATTGAAGACGGGTACAGTGCAGGAGCATTGCATGGCGATTTAAGTCAAAATCAACGAGATTTAGTAATGAACTCGTTCCGTAAGAAACAAATACAAATGTTGGTTGCAACGGATGTAGCTGCTCGTGGTATTGATGTTGATGATATTACACACGTTATCAACTACCAACTTCCCGATGAAATCGAAACTTATACGCACCGTAGCGGTCGTACAGGTAGAGCTGGTAAATCTGGTATTTCAATGGTAATCATTACCAGAAGCGAAATGCGCAAGATTCACGCCATGGAGAAAAAGATTCAACAATCTTTTCTTTCTAAAAAGATTCCAACCGGAATTGAAATATGCGAAATACAACTGTATCACTTGGCCAACAAAATAAAGGATACTAAAATAAACAAAGATGTTGAAAATTACCTACCGGCAATTAACGACGTTCTTGAAGGTATAGATCGCGATGAACTTATCAAGAAAATAGTATCTGTTGAGTTTACACGTTTTTCAAACTATTACAACAAAACGAAAGATATAAGCAGCTCTGATGATCGTGGTCGTGATAGAGGAGATAGAGATAGAGGAGCAAGTGCACCTTCTAACGGATCTGTTCGTTATTTCATTAATGTTGGAGAAAAAGATGGTTACGACTGGATGTCTTTAAAAGACTTCTTACGTGATACATTAAGCCTTGGAAAAGAAGACGTTTACAAAGTTGATACTAAGGATTCATTTTCTTTCTTCAACACCGAAGCTGAACATACTGACAAAATTCTCTCATTTTTTACCGACTTTAAATTAGAAGGTAGATTCATTAATGTTGAAGTTTCTAAAAACCCTGGCGGAAGCGGCGGCGGTAATAGAGGTAGAAGCGGCGGTGGCAGAGGAAGAAGTGACCGTGACAGCAGTGATCGTGGTGGTAGATCTAGAGGTAGAGACAATAACAGAAGCTCTTCTAGAGGCAAATCTAGCCATTCAGGAAAGAGAAGAAGCGGTAGCAGCAGCAGCAAAAGCAGAAGCGACTTCTTTTAG
- a CDS encoding non-canonical purine NTP diphosphatase — MKLVFATHNKNKLDEVKKLVPPHIELVSLTDIGCFEEIPETGTTLEENAQLKADYVTKTYGLACFADDTGLIVDILNGEPGVYSARYAGETKDADNNMNKLLKNLEGKKNREAHFKTVIALNINKEKHIFNDIVKGKITKEKKGSKGFGYDPIFQPNGYKQTFAELPLETKNRISHRGLAIKKLLDFLQ, encoded by the coding sequence ATGAAACTTGTTTTCGCAACTCATAACAAAAACAAATTGGACGAAGTTAAAAAACTCGTCCCTCCGCATATAGAACTGGTCTCATTAACTGATATTGGTTGTTTTGAGGAAATACCAGAAACCGGCACAACCTTAGAAGAGAATGCACAACTAAAAGCCGACTATGTTACAAAAACCTATGGCCTGGCATGTTTTGCAGATGACACAGGTCTTATAGTAGATATTTTAAATGGTGAGCCCGGCGTGTATTCTGCTAGATATGCAGGCGAAACAAAAGATGCGGACAACAACATGAACAAACTTTTAAAGAATCTAGAAGGCAAAAAGAATCGTGAAGCTCACTTTAAAACAGTTATTGCCTTAAACATAAATAAAGAGAAGCATATCTTCAATGATATTGTAAAAGGTAAAATAACAAAAGAAAAAAAAGGTTCCAAAGGTTTTGGATATGACCCAATATTCCAACCTAACGGCTATAAACAAACTTTTGCCGAACTCCCGCTAGAAACCAAAAACCGTATAAGCCACAGGGGTTTAGCTATCAAAAAACTATTAGATTTTCTACAATAA